The sequence AGATCAATTGGCGCTCAGACTCTCCCATGCGTTGCCTAATCCTGATCGGATGCGTGAGCAAATCACTTCATGGCAGACCCGTTTGCAACAAGCGTGGTCAGTACAAATCGATAATTTCAAGCGCAACCAAAATCACTATCAATTGCAACTCGAGATGCTCAATCCCCAGCGCACCCTAGAGCGGGGCTATGCCGTGATTCTGAATCCAGCAATGCAAGCGATCCGCAAGCCCCAAGACTTAAATACGCAAAACCAGTTTGAAGTACGCTTAGCAGATGGGTCTTCTCAAGTTCGATTTAAGGATTTAAATCCCCTGTAATGCTTACTATCTTTGAGTTATTATACAAGTAATTATTTTGTATAATAACCAAAATGACGAACAAAATCCTCTACAAGCCACTCTCCTTGTCCGCACAAACGGCTTATGCTGAGCTGCAGGACCAATTACGCATTCAGGCAATTGACAGATTGCGGGCCTTGCCAGGAGCATTTCACCGTCAGTTGCAAAAAGGCCGTTCTTACGTTTATTACGGCTATCGCGACATTGATGGCCGTGGGCGTATGGCATATTTGGGGCCTGAAAATGAGCGTGTTTTAGAGTTGATAGAGAGCCGTAAAAAAGTAAAAGAGGGCTCTATTCAGGATCAAACGCAAAAATTGACTGCTTCAGCTCAAGCTTTGGGTTGTATGGGTACGCTTCAAAAACATTTTCGTGTCATCAACCGACTTGAGCAATATGGATTTTTTAGTGCAGGGGGGATTTTAATTGGCACCCACGCATTTTTAGCGATGGGTAATATGCTGGGGGTGCAATGGACATCTGCACAGCAAACAATGGATGTCGATTTTGCTCATGCAGGTAATAATGTTTCGATTGCCTTGGCTGCCAATATGAAGATTTCTGTTCATGATGCTCTGAGTTCATTGGAGATGGGTTTACTGCCGATTGCAGAGTTCTCTGGCAAAACAGGGGCTCAGTACCGTAATCCCCTAGACCCGGAACTGCGTCTGGATTTTGTTACTGCCGAAACTCGTAGCGGAGGCCCAGTTGTTCTGCCTGAACTAGGCCTTGCACTCGAGTGTTTAAAATTTATGGAGTTCTCTTTGGTTGATACAACCCAGGCAGTTCTTCTGAGTAAGCAAGGTGCTTGTATAGTGAATATTCCTTCACCAGAGCGCTACGCAGTGCATAAGTTAATTGTTTACGGGGAGAGGCCCAATAGCGATCGTGTAAAAGCAAATAAAGATCTCATGCAGGCCGCTGCTATTTTTCAAGTGCTGTCTGATAATGGGCAAATAGAGTTAATTAGGAGAGCTTGGCGCAACGCTGAAGAACGTGGACCAGGATGGAAAAAAAGACTCAATCAGGGTAAGTCGGCGCTCTTAAAACAATATCCAGAACTATTAAAGATCAGTAACGCGTAATTTCTATTGACCGGATTAATTTAAAAAATATTTGGCTCTATCTGCAACTGCACCCCAAAGGTTTCTTGCACCTTGTCTTGAATCTGTTTTGCTAGACCAAGAATATCTTGAGCGCTACCGCCACCATAGTTCACTAAGACCAAGGCCTGTTTGTTGTAGACCCCTACAGGCCCTATTCGTTTGCCTTTGAAGCCGCATTGATCAATCAGCCAGCCTGCTGCCAGCTTACGCTGACCTACTGCATCTGGAAAAGACACTATTGCGGGATATTGCTTTGCTAGCTCGGTGCATTGCGCTTCACTGACAATCGGGTTCTGAAAAAAACTGCCTGCATTACCCAAGACTTTAGGATCAGGCAATTTGCTCGAGCGTATGGCACAAACGGCATTGAAAATTTCTAGTGGGGTGGGGCTCTGATTGGAAAACTGTTTTGCTAGTTCAGCGTAAGTCAATTTTGGGGCCCAGGCTTTTGGAAGTTTAAAAGTGACTTGGGTGATGATGAAACGATTGGGATTCTGTTTGAAGTAACTATCGCGATAAGCAAACTCACACTCGCGATTACTCAAAGTAACAAAGCCGTTTTTTTCAGTATCAAAAGCCTGCACGTTCTCAATAAAGTGAGCGACTTCCAAGCCATAAGCGCCAATATTTTGAATTGGAGAGGCGCCTACGGTTCCTGGAATAAGGGCAAGGTTTTCCATTCCGGGAAAACCTTGCGCAAGAGTCCACTGTACAAAATCGTGCCAATGTTCACCAGCACCTACTCGAATCAATGTCTCTGTTCTATCGCTAGAAATAACTTCTCTGCCAGCAATATCGATTAAAAGGGTGATCCCAGGCAATACGCTTGGAAGAACCACATTACTGCCTCCCCCTAAGACTTGCCAAGGCAGGCCATGAGCTTTGATGTCTTGTAAAAGCAAAGGAATTTGCTCGGATTTGGAAATCACAATCGCTTGCTCAGCGTAGGACTCGATTCCTAAGGTATTGCGCTGCAAGAGCCCAAGCTTTGGCGTGCAGTTGGCAAGGGTTGTGCTTGATGAGGGCAAGTTCATGCCACAATCTTATTCGTCTTCGGCGTTTTGGGAAAAAAATCCCAGAAAATGCTAAAAAAGTGCAAAGTTAAAGTATTCATACAGGAGTGAAAAATGCCCTCATTTGATGTGGTTTGTGAACCCGATATGGTTGAACTTAAAAATGCCATTGAGCAGTCCAATAAAGAAATCGCCAATCGCTTTGACTTCAAAGGTTCGGATAGCCGAGTCGAGCAAAAAGATGAAGCCCTCATTTTGTATGGCGATGATGACTTTAAATTGGGTCAGGTCAGAGATGTGCTGGTTGGTAAGATGGCCAAGCGCAACGTCGATGTGCGTTATCTGAAAGACGATAAGACCGAGACGATTGGTGGCGATAAGCGCAAGCAAACCATGAAGATCCAAAAAGGCATTACCTCAGAGTTGTCTAAAAAAGTCGTTCGCATCATTAAAGATAGCAAGATCAAAGTGCAAGCCAGTATTCAAGGTGACGCTGTGCGCGTCACTGGTGGTAAGCGCGATGATCTACAAGAAGTGATGACTATGTTGCGTAAAGAAGTTACTGAGGCGCCACTGGGTTTTAATAATTTCCGTGACTAAGGCATTGGAGGTTTGACCACTTTACTTGGTGGGTTATGTATATTATAGTAATATACATAAATGATTGATTTTGAGCTAATATTAGGGCTCCAGTGGGACGCAGGAAATGCTTATAAAAATAAGGATAAGCATGGTGTATCGCAGGTGGAGGCTGAAGAGATCTTTTTTAATCAGCCGCTATTGATTCAGGATGATGCTAAACACAGTATTGGGGAAAGTCGATTTCTTGCTCTGGGTATCACTGCAGATGGTAAACAGTTATCGGTAATTTTTACCTTGAGGGTTCAAAGCAGCTTGATCCGTGTGGATTCAGCAAGGCCGATGAGCAAGAAAGAGAGGGAATTTTATGAAAAAGTCCAATAAAGTAATTCCACAATTTAAGAGCGAGAAAGAGGAGCGCGCATTCTGGGAAAAGAATGATGCTTCAGAATATTTTGATTTATCCAAAGCGGTACGTGTGGTCATGCCCAATCTAAAACCAACTACAGCCTCAATTTCTTTGCGCTTATCTCAAAGTTTTCTAGAGGGGATTAAATTACAAGCAAATAAAATGGATGTGCCTTATCAGTCGCTTATGAAAGTCTGGCTAGCTGAAAAACTAGAAGAGGCAACCAAATAAGGAAGGTTGTTAATCCGCTTTTTAAGGTTGAACACCTTGATTAATCAATCAAGCCAACAAGCCATCGACCAATTTTGCGATGCTTGTTGGTTAGAAGATGGCCTTTCCCAAAACAGCCTAGCGGCCTATCGACGTGACTTACTGCTCTTTGCGCAGTGGCTCTATTTGCAAAATAGCAAAATCGATTTATACGGCGTAGGTGAAAAAGAACTCACTGCCTATATTGCTTCTAAGCGCAGTGACAAGGCGACTACGGCTAATCGACGCTTAACCGTCTTTAAAAGGTTTTACCGTCATGCGCTGCGCATGAATTTAGTGAAGGCAGATCCTTGTTTGGGATTGCGTGCCGCTAAGCAAGCCTTGCGTTTTCCGAAGACACTCTCCGAGGCGCAAGTCACTGATTTACTCAATGCCCCAGATATTGATACGCCTTTGGGACTGCGGGATCGCACGATGTTAGAGCTCATGTATGCCAGTGGCCTGCGTGTTTCTGAAATCGTTTCCTTAAAAACGATTGCCATAGGCTTGAATGAAGGCGTTGTGAGGGTGGTAAACGGTAAGGGCGGTAAAGAACGTCTTGTGCCTTTTGGAGCAGAAGCAGGGCAGTGGTTGCGTCGATATTTGGCCGATGCCAGAACTTCGATTCTGGAAGGTAAAACCAGTGATGCCGTTTTTATTGGGCGTCATACGGGCGGGGCGCTGACACGCCAAGCCTTTTGGGCCTTAATTAAACGCTATGCATTACAAGCCAATATTCCTGTGGCTTTATCACCGCACACCTTAAGACACGCATTTGCAACGCATTTACTCAATCATGGTGCGGATTTGCGGGTCGTACAACTCTTATTGGGACATGCTGATATTTCGACGACCCAGATCTATACCCATGTAGCGCGTGAACGCCTGAAATCGATTCATCAGCAGCACCATCCGCGTGGTGCGTGAGCATAAGTGGTTAAGATAGGGCTATGGATCCTTTAGTCTACTTACTCATTCCCATTGCTTATTTAATTGGTTCAATTTCTTTTGCCGTGATTGTCAGCAAAAGTATGGGATTACCTGATCCTTATACCTATGGTTCCGGTAACCCGGGTGCCACTAATGTGCTGCGCACCGGTAATAAAAAAGCGGCTGTACTTACCCTGATTGGCGATGGTGCCAAAGGCTTTATTGCGCTAGTACTGGCTCGCTGGCTCTTGGGTGATGACACTTTGGTTGGGACCTTGAACTCTTGGGTCCTTTGCGGCGTAGTGCTGGCCGTATTTTTGGGGCACCTCTTTCCTATCTTTCATGGCTTTAAGGGTGGTAAAGGAGTTGCAACAGCCTGCGGTATTTTGTTTGGCATCAACTGGATATTGGGCTTAGCCACATTAAGCACTTGGTTGATTGTGGCTTTTTTTACCCGATACTCATCTTTGGCGGCGATCTGCGCTGCCATCTTTGCTCCGGTGTATTGCGTCTTTTTATTTGGTGTTGAGCCGATGGGCCTGACTTTGACAGTCATGTGTGTATTGATGCTCTGGCGCCATCGCAATAACATCGTCAAATTATTGGATGGATCCGAAACGCGGATTGGTTCAAAGAAAACCTAAGAAAGAAAACACATGACCATCGCCTACGCTTGCATCCTCTTCATGGGTTTGTTGCCTTATGTCGCTGCTGGAATTGCTAAAAAAGGTTTTCAGAACTACGACAATAGCCGGCCGCGTGAGTGGTTAGCAAAACAAGAAGGTTTTCGAGCAAGAGCCAATGCTGCTCAAGCCAATCTCTTTGAATCCCTGCCATTATTTTTTGCTGCGGTCATCATTGCGTCCATTGCGCATGCTCCCCAAGCCAATTTAGATCTGCTATCGATTGCTTTTGTCTCTACCCGTATCGTTTATCTGATTTGCTATGTCGGTAACTGGCCTACCGCAAGATCCATTGTGTGGACCTGCGGTATCGCCTGTATAGTCGCGATCTTTTGTCAAATTTAATTATTCATCACCTACCTTTATGCCAACTAAACCCATCCCTAAAAAAACAGTAGCAAACAAGCCTGCGACCAAGCAGGCGTCTACTAAGCAAGTCGTGAGCAAGAAAACGGCTCGTGCAGTTAGTAAGAGTGATGCTGGCACTCCCTTATCGGTCATTATTCGCCGCCGTATTGTGGCGCAAAAGGCGCGCTTTCATGCCAATGACAATATTTCTGCGTTTATTAAGCCCGGTGAGTTAGAGGGCTTGGTTGATGAAGTAGCGCAAAAGATGCAAGCCGTTTTAGAAAGTTTGGTGATCGATACTGACAATGATCACAATACCAAAAAAACGAGTGAGCGCGTTGCTAAGATGTACGTGCAAGAAGTCTTTAATGGGCGCTATGTAGAGCAACCCACCTTAACCAAGTTTCCCAATGTCAGTCACCTCAATGAGCTGATGATCATTGGTCCAATTACGGTTCGTAGCGCTTGCTCGCACCACCTATGTCCTATCATGGGCCGCATTTGGATTGGGGTCTTGCCCAGTAAAACTTCAGCTTTGATTGGTTTATCCAAGTACTCTCGCTTAACGGAGTGGGTCATGTGTCGCCCGCAAATTCAGGAAGAGGCTGTGGTCGAGCTAGCCGATATGCTGGAGAAAAAGATTAAGCCCATTGGCGTTGCGGTGGTGATGGAGGCCGATCACTTTTGTATGCAATGGCGCGGTGTGAAAGATCGGGATTCCAAAATGATCAATAGCGTGATGCGCGGCTCATTTTTAAAAGATCCCAATTTGCGCCGAGAATTTCTCTCCTTAATTGATAAGCGTTAATTGAAAAATAGTTACTGATCAATATTGAGCTGATGCGCAACTTACTCTCCATCATCTGTAGCTTGCTTTTGTTTGGTCTGCTTGCGTGTTCGGGACCGCAGTTCCCCAAGACCAATAGCGATCCAGCTAAAAATAATGCCAAAACGTTCAATCAAGATTTAAATGATTGCATCGAGGTGTATCCAGATGGCTTAGCCGGTGTTCATGTAAAGCAGCGCATCTCGTGCATGAACCTCAAAGGTTGGCATTAATAGTTAGGCTAAACCAGCCAATTTTGTTTTGAGAACAATTCTCAAGTAAATAGCCAATGAAATCAGGCTCTTAAGTCGTCTGCAACGCGAGTAAATCTTCTGTTTTATGATTCCTTCAGTTTCTTGTGTTTACCCTTAACTCTCTGGAGATCGTATGCAAAACAGTCGTCGCCAATTCATGATTCTTTCCGCTGCTGGTGCTGCAACTTTGGCTTTAAATAGCAAAGTTCAAGCGCAAGCGATGGTTTCTCCTACTGATCCCCAGGCTGTTGCATTGGGTTATGTAGCTGATGCTTCTAAAGTAGACAAAGCAAAATACCCCAAGTTTGTGGCCGGTTCCCATTGCGGTAACTGTGCGCTTTATCAAGGCGCTGCTGGTTCTGCTGCTGGCGGCTGCGCATTGTTTGCTGGTAAGCAAGTGCACAGCGCTGGCTGGTGCTCTGCATATAATAAGAAGGCGTAATTTGGTCTTGCTTTAGCTAATGCAAATAAAGCCACCTTCGGGTGGCTTTATTTTTTACTCCTTAGCCTAATCTAGCTGGTACAGTTGTCTGTGTAGTAGTTTGGACATTGATGTCTGAGCAGGTATAGAAACTTAATTTTTTTATCCACTTTTTAAATGACGATTCAATTTCAAAATCAGACTCTCAATCCTCTTATCGCTAATTTAGAGATTTTTAAGGCCTATCAACAATCGCCTTATCTTTCTTTAAAGCACTCGGCTTACTTTCAGGTGTATGAAGAGTTGCTTTCACAGTACCGCGGTAAATCCATCACCTTTGTAGAGGTCGGCGTACTGAATGGCGGTTCTTTATTTATGTGGCGCAATTTCTTTGGCCCCCAAGCCCGAATCATCGGTATCGATTTCAACCCGCTAGCCAAACGCTGGGAGCAAGATGGCTTTGAGATTTATATCGGCAGCCAAAGTAGCTCTGATTTTTGGAAGAATTTTTTTAGCGCAGTTGGACCAGTCGATGTTTTATTGGATGATGGTGGTCATACTAATGAGCAGCAAATCGTTACTACACATGAAGCAATTCCCTTTATCAAGGATGGCGGCTTGCTACTAGTTGAAGATGTGCATACAAGCTACTTCAAGGATTTTGGTAACCCTTCAAAATATTCATTCATCAACTATGCAAAGCAATTTGTGGATGTGGTGAACTCCAGATTTCCTGGCGTTCAGCCTGCTCCTCAGGCTCGATTTAAGAAAGCGGTTTACTCGGTTCACTTTTATGACTCAATCGTAGGACTGAGCGTTGATCGGACTAAATGTTTTACCAGTAGCTGGACCTCGAATGAGGGGCAAACTTTTGAGGCTGAAGACTATCGGCATCACGATAGCGCTGCAAGGCAACTTAATCAGGCCTTAATCAAAACTTTTCACAAGGTGGGTCTGAAAGTGAGTATGGGTAAGTTTCTCAAGCTTGTAGAGGCGCCGCTGGTTAAAAATCGGTTAAAGCGGTTCTTCAAGTAAGCACTCCTTCAAAAATTGGCTTTTAATCAGTAAGCTTGAATCAGGTAATTCAAGGGACGAGATAAATATGCGCACCATCAAAGAGAGCCTTAAGCACTGTTTGTTTTATTTGGGTGGCGACCAACCGCCGGTTAGCTGGCAGGAGAGGGCGCGCACTTTTTTAGGAGCGTTTCTTGGTCTAATGTTAGTAATCACTATCGCCAAGTACCTTGGTGAGACTGTAGGAATTGATGAATGGTTGATGGCCTCTTTAGGAGCAAGTGCATTGTTAGTTTTTGCTCTTCCGCAAAGTCCTTTGGCTCAACCTTGGGCCGTGATTGCCGGCAATACGCTCTCAGCTTTAGTGGGCATCACCTGCGCCCACTTTACGGATTTACCCATTTCAGTGACTTTGGCGCTAGCGGCTTCTCTGTCGATTTTGGGGATGTTTATTCTGCGCTGCTTGCACCCCCCTGCAGCTGCAGTAGCCCTTATTGCAGTTCTAGGCCATGGCTTGCAATATCGCTATGCTTTTTTCCCAGTGATGGTCGATTCCATCCTCTTGGTCATAACTGGTGGCATTTATAGCAATCTGACTGGTAAGGTTTACCCAAACCAGCCAAAATAGGGCTCTAGTACCCTAAAAATACGTTATTTGATCTTGCCGGCGGCAATCGAGGCTTTGCAGTCCTGAATGCTGTAGTTCTGAAATTTGCCAAAGTTCTCTTTACGAACCGATTGTCCGCATTCTGAGACCGAATTGCGTAAATTGATTTTAGGGATATTGCCTGTGCTCATGAAAATCTCCTCTATTTTTTGTAATGAATCATTTGCCCATTAGTTTGCACCCTAAAAGCCTATAAAATCAACCCACTAAGCGAAAACTCAACAAATCAGGATTCATTGACCTTATGACTAGTGTTACCCCCGTCATCCTTTGTGGTGGTTCCGGCACGCGTCTTTGGCCTTTATCTCGCTCTGGCTTTCCTAAGCAATTTTTAGTGCTATCTGGGAGTGACTCAAAACAAAGTTTGTTTCAAGAAGCGATTGAGCGCATTAATGCAATTGGTAATCAAGACATTACTTTAGGTCCAACCTTAATTGTCACTAATGAAGAGCATCGCTTTTTAGCTTTAGATCAATTACGCGAGTTGCCCGAAATTAAAGCGACGCTTTTACTTGAACCGATTGGTCGCAATACAGCCCCCGCACTGACCTTAGCCGCTTTTCAAGCGCGAGATGGCGGATCCAATACTGAGCTTGATCCAATTTTGGTGATTACCCCTGCGGATCAAACTGTACAAAACACGGCTGCATTTGTTAAAGCTTTGCAAGAGTGCATTGCAGTAGTTAATGCAGATCAAAGTAAAAAGACCATTGCCATTTTAGGGATCACACCCACAGCGCCTGAGACGGGCTATGGCTATATTGAGCGTATGCAAGAGCAGGGCGCTCATCATGAATACACCGTTGCCAAGTTTGTGGAAAAGCCAGATAGCAAAACTGCGCAGAGTTATTTGGCTGATGGAAACTATCTGTGGAATAGTGGGATGTTTGTCCTGCGCGCGAGTACTTGGTTGGCAGCTTTAAAAGAATTCAGATCCGATATTTTTGGCGCGAGTGAAACCGCGTGGCAAGGCAAAAGCATGGATCAATCGGGCGAGGTCAGTTTTGTTAGGCCTGATACAGCCTTATTTACAAGTATTCCTAGCGAATCAATTGACTACGCCGTCATTGAAAAATGCCCGGGCACCAGTTTTAGTGTCAAGATGGTAGAGCTCAATGCCGGTTGGAATGACTTGGGTGCTTGGGATGCCGTTTGGCAAGTGGGTAGTCAAGATAGCAATGGCAACGTCACGAGTGGCGACACCTTACTCTCCAATACCAAGAACTCTTTAGTCCACGCCAGTACCCGTTTAGTGAGTACCGTGGGTATTGATAATTTAGTGATTATTGAAACAGCGGATGCCGTATTAGTAGCCGATAGAGCCAACAGCCAGGATGTGAAACACATCGTCTCTCAATTAGATGCGCAAAAGCGGGAAGAGAAAAATCTCCATCGTAAGGTCGCTCGGCCTTGGGGTTGGTATGACAGTGTGGACGAGGGCGAGCGCTTTAAAGTGAAACGTATTCAGGTAAAGCCGGGCGCCAGCCTGTCCTTGCAAATGCATCATCATCGCGCTGAGCATTGGATTGTGGTTAAAGGCATTGCGCAGATTACCAATGGCGATCAGGTGATCACCCTACAAGAAAATCAAAGTACGTTTATTCCCCAGGGGCAGACCCATCGCTTGGCCAACCCTGGCAAAGAGCCTTTAGAAATTATCGAAGTGCAGTCGGGTAGTTATTTAGGCGAAGACGACATTGTGCGTTTTGAAGATACCTACGGACGTAGTTAGTAAATACAAGATTACAAGCAAGAGAAATTCATATGACGAACGATAAAACTGCGAAACAAAAAGTTGCCCTAATCACCGGTATTACCGGACAAGACGGATCCTATTTGGCTGAGTTCTTATTGGAAAAAGGCTACATGGTCCACGGTATTAAGCGCCGCGCCTCTTCGTTCAATACCGAGCGCGTCGATCATCTTTATCAAGACCCACATATCAATCATCGTCACTTTGTATTGCATTATGGTGATTTGACCGATTCAAGCAATTTAACCCGCATCATTCAGCAAACTCAGCCAGATGAAATTTATAATTTGGGCGCGCAGTCTCATGTGGCCGTTTCTTTTGAATCGCCTGAGTACACTGCCGATGTTGATGCGATGGGTCCTTTGCGAATCTTGGAGGCGATTCGAATTTTGGGTCTGGAGAAGAAAACCCGTTTTTATCAAGCCTCCACTTCGGAGCTCTATGGCCTAGTACAAGAGATTCCCCAAAAGGAAACCACACCCTTTTATCCACGCAGCCCTTATGCAGTAGCCAAGCTATATGCGTATTGGATTACTGTGAACTATCGTGAAGCCTATGGCATGTATGCCTGCAACGGGATTCTTTTTAATCATGAGTCTAAGCGTCGTGGCGAGACCTTTGTGACCCGCAAGATTACCCGGGGTTTATCCAATATTGCCCAAGGTCTAGAGCAATGCTTATACATGGGCAATATGGATGCGCTACGCGACTGGGGCCATGCCAAAGACTATGTGCGTATGCAATGGTTGATGTTGCAACAAGAACAACCAGAAGATTTTGTGATTGCGACTGGAGTGCAATTTACTGTCCGTGAATTTATTGTCCGTAGCGCCAAGCAATTGGGCATCACCCTCAAGTTTGAAGGTAAGGCTGAGAAAGAAGAGGGCATTGTGGCAGCCATCGAGGGAGATAAAGCCCCCGCCCTCAAGGTGGGTGATGTCATTGTAAAGATTGATCCACGCTACTACCGTCCTACTGAAGTCGAGACCCTTTTAGGTGATCCGGCCAAAGCCAAAGCCAAATTAGGTTGGGTTCCCGAAATTACCATCGATCAGATGATTGTGGAGATGGTTGCCAATGATCTGGACCAAGCCAAGCAACATGCTTTGCTGAAAAAGCATGGCTTTAGTGTGGCCTTTGGTAAAGAGAATTAATAAATATCAAAAACACCGTGCCTACTGATTTGAACCAAAAGATTTATGTGGCTGGCCATCGCGGTATGGTGGGCTCGGCAATTGTGCGTGTCCTCAAAGCCCAAGGTTGCAGCAATATCATCACGCGCACGCATGCTGAGCTCGATTTAACCAATCAAGCTGCTGTTAAGCAATTTTTTGAACAAGAAAAACCAGCTCAAGTGTATTTGGCTGCCGCTAAGGTGGGTGGTATCCATGCAAACAATACTTATCCCGCGCAGTTTATTTACGACAACTTGATGATGGAGGCCAATGTCATTCATCAAGCGTTTGAAGTAGGCGTAAAGAAACTCTTGTTCTTAGGATCGAGCTGCATTTATCCAAAATTGGCAGCGCAACCCATGGCAGAAAATGCCTTACTGACGGGTGAGCTCGAATCGACTAATGAGCCCTATGCCATTGCCAAGATTGCGGGTATTAAATTGTGCGAGAGTTATAACCGCCAATATGGCCAATCGCATGGTGTTGACTATCGCTCAGTCATGCCCACCAATCTTTACGGCCCAGGAGATAATTACCATCCTGAAAATAGCCATGTGATTCCAGCGCTCATCAGACGCTTTCATGAGGCAACAGTGAGTAATGCACCTGAAGTGCTGATTTGGGGCACGGGTACCCCCAAGCGTGAATTTTTATATGTTGAGGATATGGCAGAAGCTTCAGTCTTTGTCATGGATTTAGACAAGGCGATCTACGATCAACACACCAGCCCGATGCAAAGCCACATTAATGTGGGCTTTGGTGAAGATGTGACGATTGCGCAGCTGGCACATGCGGTGGCCGCAACTACAGGTTACGCGGGCAAGATTGATTTTGATGCTAGCAAGCCCGATGGCGCTCCTCGCAAATGTATGGACTCTTCGCGCTTAAATACCCTGGGCTGGAAAGCCAAAATTGGGCTGAATGCGGGTTTAGCCAGAGCGTATTCCGACTTTTTGCAACACACAGCTGAGAAAATCACTTGAGAATTGGCTTTCATACCAATAGCTTGTCGTTTCGAGGCGCTGAAATTGCTGTTTTTGATTACGCGCTACATAACCAATCCCTGCTTCAAAATGAATCACTGGTATTTTACAAAAGCCACCTGCCTAGTGAGCCTAGCGTTGTTGAAAAATTTTCTCAGCACTTCAAGCTCTTGCCTTATCAAACTCATGCAGATCTGGCGCGCTTAGCAGATCAAGAAAAAATCGATTTGCTGTATTTCATTAAATCAGGTGAGCGCGATGGTGACATCATTAGTAATGTTCCTTGCGCGGTTCATGCTGTTTTCCCCACTAAGCCAGCAGAATTTCATGGCGATAAGTTAGCCTTTGTTTCGCAGTGGCTGGCCAAAGAGTATTCCAATCATAAAATTCCTTTTGTACCCCATATGATTGATTTGCCCAATGTACAAGAAGATCTGCGCGTAGAGCTCAATATTCCAAAACATGCCACAGTAATCGCCAGCTATGGCGGGTCAGATAGTTTTAACTTACCTTTTGTACATGAAACCATTGTGCAGGTATTGGCTAAGCGTAAGGATCTTTATTTTATCTTTATGAACTTTGCCCCTTTTGCCCAGCATGAGCGCTTGATCTTCTTGCCAGGCAACTCGGACATGCATTACAAGATGCGTTTTATTAATACTGCCGATGGCATGATTCATGCTAGAGGAATAGGAGAAAGCTTTGGCTTGGCTTGTGGTGAGTTTTCAATCAAGAATAAGCCGGTCATGACCTATGCATTTTCGCCACAGCGCAGTCATATTGAAATATTGGGAGATAAAGCACTTCTTTATCAGGGTAAAAAAGACTTAGCGCAAATGCTGCTGAACTTTAATCCCCAAGTTCAGCATGAACGTAATTGGGATGCCTATAGTACAAATTTTTTACCTTCTGCAGTGATGAATAAGTTTAAAAAAGTATTTTTATCTAGTGATGCTCAAGATTTACGATTGAGCCCATTGGATAAATTATCGATACAGAGATATCGTCTTGAAAGAAAAATACGAAATCTCTCTAAGAAAATGTATCTATAGATCATCAAGGCCCATTATGAATATTCTT comes from Polynucleobacter paneuropaeus and encodes:
- a CDS encoding nucleotidyltransferase family protein, which gives rise to MTNKILYKPLSLSAQTAYAELQDQLRIQAIDRLRALPGAFHRQLQKGRSYVYYGYRDIDGRGRMAYLGPENERVLELIESRKKVKEGSIQDQTQKLTASAQALGCMGTLQKHFRVINRLEQYGFFSAGGILIGTHAFLAMGNMLGVQWTSAQQTMDVDFAHAGNNVSIALAANMKISVHDALSSLEMGLLPIAEFSGKTGAQYRNPLDPELRLDFVTAETRSGGPVVLPELGLALECLKFMEFSLVDTTQAVLLSKQGACIVNIPSPERYAVHKLIVYGERPNSDRVKANKDLMQAAAIFQVLSDNGQIELIRRAWRNAEERGPGWKKRLNQGKSALLKQYPELLKISNA
- the murB gene encoding UDP-N-acetylmuramate dehydrogenase, with amino-acid sequence MNLPSSSTTLANCTPKLGLLQRNTLGIESYAEQAIVISKSEQIPLLLQDIKAHGLPWQVLGGGSNVVLPSVLPGITLLIDIAGREVISSDRTETLIRVGAGEHWHDFVQWTLAQGFPGMENLALIPGTVGASPIQNIGAYGLEVAHFIENVQAFDTEKNGFVTLSNRECEFAYRDSYFKQNPNRFIITQVTFKLPKAWAPKLTYAELAKQFSNQSPTPLEIFNAVCAIRSSKLPDPKVLGNAGSFFQNPIVSEAQCTELAKQYPAIVSFPDAVGQRKLAAGWLIDQCGFKGKRIGPVGVYNKQALVLVNYGGGSAQDILGLAKQIQDKVQETFGVQLQIEPNIF
- a CDS encoding YajQ family cyclic di-GMP-binding protein, which translates into the protein MPSFDVVCEPDMVELKNAIEQSNKEIANRFDFKGSDSRVEQKDEALILYGDDDFKLGQVRDVLVGKMAKRNVDVRYLKDDKTETIGGDKRKQTMKIQKGITSELSKKVVRIIKDSKIKVQASIQGDAVRVTGGKRDDLQEVMTMLRKEVTEAPLGFNNFRD
- a CDS encoding BrnT family toxin is translated as MIDFELILGLQWDAGNAYKNKDKHGVSQVEAEEIFFNQPLLIQDDAKHSIGESRFLALGITADGKQLSVIFTLRVQSSLIRVDSARPMSKKEREFYEKVQ
- a CDS encoding BrnA antitoxin family protein, whose protein sequence is MKKSNKVIPQFKSEKEERAFWEKNDASEYFDLSKAVRVVMPNLKPTTASISLRLSQSFLEGIKLQANKMDVPYQSLMKVWLAEKLEEATK
- the xerD gene encoding site-specific tyrosine recombinase XerD, with protein sequence MNQSSQQAIDQFCDACWLEDGLSQNSLAAYRRDLLLFAQWLYLQNSKIDLYGVGEKELTAYIASKRSDKATTANRRLTVFKRFYRHALRMNLVKADPCLGLRAAKQALRFPKTLSEAQVTDLLNAPDIDTPLGLRDRTMLELMYASGLRVSEIVSLKTIAIGLNEGVVRVVNGKGGKERLVPFGAEAGQWLRRYLADARTSILEGKTSDAVFIGRHTGGALTRQAFWALIKRYALQANIPVALSPHTLRHAFATHLLNHGADLRVVQLLLGHADISTTQIYTHVARERLKSIHQQHHPRGA
- the plsY gene encoding glycerol-3-phosphate 1-O-acyltransferase PlsY gives rise to the protein MDPLVYLLIPIAYLIGSISFAVIVSKSMGLPDPYTYGSGNPGATNVLRTGNKKAAVLTLIGDGAKGFIALVLARWLLGDDTLVGTLNSWVLCGVVLAVFLGHLFPIFHGFKGGKGVATACGILFGINWILGLATLSTWLIVAFFTRYSSLAAICAAIFAPVYCVFLFGVEPMGLTLTVMCVLMLWRHRNNIVKLLDGSETRIGSKKT
- a CDS encoding MAPEG family protein, producing the protein MTIAYACILFMGLLPYVAAGIAKKGFQNYDNSRPREWLAKQEGFRARANAAQANLFESLPLFFAAVIIASIAHAPQANLDLLSIAFVSTRIVYLICYVGNWPTARSIVWTCGIACIVAIFCQI